One Candidatus Woesearchaeota archaeon genomic window, AACCCACCGAACCATTACCAATGCCGGAGCCAATTAATACCGATAACCAAGTATGAGAAATTTGAACCAATAGATGCAGGAGATAAGGCCAGAATCTTGGCCATGAAAACAAGTGATTTTATTTTTGATAGAGAGAAGGTGACTATAGATGCCGTATAAGATTGATAATCCACCGGAAGTTATAAAAGGGTTGCCGAAGGATGCACAGGCCATATGGATCGAAATATACAATAATGCCTTTAAGCAGTATGAGGGAAATGACAAACAGGAAGAGCTGGCAAATCAGACAGCTTGGGCAGGATTAAAAAAGGCTGGCTGGGAAAAAAACGAAGATGATAAGTGGATTAAGAAAAACACTTTTGCGGAGCTCCATGATATTGAAGTTTTTGCAGTGGGTACATGGAATAACACCAAGATAACCGAAAAAGATATTGACGATATTGTCAACGGTACAAATGAAATAATCGATAAGGTTAAGCCGTTTGTAAAGCTGGGGCACGATGATAAACAGAAACTCTTGCAGAATTCAGGATTGCCCGCAGGCGGTTGGATAACCAAGTTAAAGCGTAAAGGGCAAAAGATATTGGTTGACATTGCCGATGTACCCCAAAAACTCTATGAGTTAATCAGTAAAGGAGCTTACAAACGAATAAGCTCCGAAATATTGTGGGATTACACCGAACCGTCAACCAAGCGTAAATACAATAAAGTGTTATCAGCGATAGCCTTTTTAGGTGCTGATTTACCCGCAGTCACAAATTTAGAAGACATTGCTGCATTATACAGTGATGCCAACAAAGATGCTCAGATTATCCTTTATGAGGATGAGCAGAACAAAAAGAAAGTAAACGATAAGAATATTAAGAAAGGAAGTGAATGGATAATGCCAAATGGAATCAAAGTACAGGAATTAGAAGGTAAGAAATTTGTTGCATTAGAAGATTACGAAGCTATTGAACTTGAAAAAGCTGAAGCTGACAAAATGAAAAAAGATTATGAAGAAGCCCAGGCGAAGCTGAAGAAATATGAAGAAGAGCAGAAAAGACTGAAAGAGGAAGCCAGGAAGAAAGACATTGAAAAGTTTGTAGCTGATAACTGCAGTGAAACAACTATGCATTTCTTGCCGAAACAGAAAGATATCGTGATGACTCTTATGGAGTCTTTTGACAATGAAAACAAATGGGAATTTACAGAAGGAAGCAACACCAAAGAACTGACACAAGCTGAACTGTTTAAAATGTTTATCGAATTACAGCCCAATATGGCCGTAGATAAATTCAAGGAATTAAGTTCTGGCGGTGACAATAACAATGAACCTGAAACTGATTTAGACAAGATCAACAAATATGCAGAAGAACATAAAATGACTTTTGCTGATGCTGCTATAGCGTTATTCCCCAATGGGGATTACAAACTCGATAACAAATAATGAACAGGAATTAACGAGAAAGGAAGTGAATTAATATGTCTCAACAAATGAGTGCAG contains:
- a CDS encoding ChaB family protein; protein product: MPYKIDNPPEVIKGLPKDAQAIWIEIYNNAFKQYEGNDKQEELANQTAWAGLKKAGWEKNEDDKWIKKNTFAELHDIEVFAVGTWNNTKITEKDIDDIVNGTNEIIDKVKPFVKLGHDDKQKLLQNSGLPAGGWITKLKRKGQKILVDIADVPQKLYELISKGAYKRISSEILWDYTEPSTKRKYNKVLSAIAFLGADLPAVTNLEDIAALYSDANKDAQIILYEDEQNKKKVNDKNIKKGSEWIMPNGIKVQELEGKKFVALEDYEAIELEKAEADKMKKDYEEAQAKLKKYEEEQKRLKEEARKKDIEKFVADNCSETTMHFLPKQKDIVMTLMESFDNENKWEFTEGSNTKELTQAELFKMFIELQPNMAVDKFKELSSGGDNNNEPETDLDKINKYAEEHKMTFADAAIALFPNGDYKLDNK